The following coding sequences lie in one Methanohalophilus levihalophilus genomic window:
- a CDS encoding translation initiation factor IF-2 subunit gamma, giving the protein MSQPCVNIGMVGHVDHGKTTLVSALSGVWTDKHSEELKRGISIRLGYADTTFRKCPSCAEPQCYTVAKKCDECGTKTEEVRTISFVDAPGHETLMATMLSGAAIMDGAILVIAANEDCPQPQTKEHLMALDIIGIENLIIVQNKIDLVSKEKIIENYHQIKEFVKGTVAENAPIIPVSAQQNINIDVLIKAMEEYIPAPSHKLDKDAKLLIARSFDINKPGTSIKKIAGGVLGGTLTEGILREGDELEIRPGMKVESENAVRWDPIYTKIERIVAGDETVEEATPGGLLAVGTSLDPNLTKSDSLTGQVAGAPGTLPPTFDIFTLQLHLLERVVGISDDDEEIVKIKTSEPLMLNVGTATTVGVVTSARGEVAEIKLKRPVCAEIGSTVAISRRVGSRWRLIGVGVIEN; this is encoded by the coding sequence TTGAGTCAACCTTGTGTTAATATCGGCATGGTAGGTCATGTCGACCACGGAAAAACCACTCTGGTAAGTGCATTGTCCGGCGTCTGGACAGATAAGCACAGTGAAGAGTTGAAACGAGGTATATCCATCCGCCTCGGATATGCAGATACTACTTTCAGGAAATGTCCATCTTGCGCTGAACCCCAGTGTTATACCGTAGCAAAGAAGTGTGATGAATGTGGTACAAAAACAGAAGAAGTAAGGACTATTTCATTTGTAGATGCTCCCGGCCACGAGACTTTGATGGCTACGATGCTTTCAGGAGCGGCTATTATGGATGGAGCAATTCTCGTCATTGCTGCAAATGAGGATTGTCCGCAACCTCAGACCAAGGAACACTTGATGGCTCTGGATATCATCGGAATTGAGAATCTTATTATTGTGCAGAACAAGATCGATCTTGTTTCAAAGGAAAAGATCATTGAGAATTATCACCAAATCAAGGAGTTTGTTAAAGGAACGGTCGCTGAAAACGCTCCTATAATTCCGGTTTCTGCCCAGCAGAATATCAATATAGATGTCCTGATAAAAGCAATGGAAGAGTACATCCCGGCTCCTTCACACAAGCTTGACAAAGACGCAAAATTGCTCATTGCCAGATCTTTTGACATAAACAAGCCCGGAACTTCCATTAAGAAAATTGCCGGTGGTGTACTTGGCGGAACACTTACAGAAGGTATCCTGCGTGAGGGTGACGAACTGGAAATCCGACCAGGTATGAAAGTGGAAAGTGAGAATGCTGTTCGCTGGGATCCTATTTATACAAAAATAGAACGTATTGTCGCAGGAGATGAAACAGTGGAGGAAGCAACTCCCGGTGGTCTTCTTGCAGTAGGTACCAGTCTCGATCCAAACCTTACAAAGAGCGATTCATTAACCGGACAGGTTGCAGGTGCTCCGGGCACATTGCCACCGACTTTTGATATATTCACTCTTCAGCTTCACCTGCTTGAGCGTGTTGTTGGTATTTCCGATGATGATGAAGAAATCGTGAAAATCAAGACAAGTGAACCTCTTATGCTCAATGTGGGCACTGCAACGACCGTGGGAGTTGTAACAAGTGCAAGAGGGGAAGTTGCGGAGATTAAACTGAAACGTCCGGTATGTGCTGAAATTGGTTCTACTGTTGCAATTAGCCGCCGTGTTGGCTCTCGCTGGAGACTAATAGGCGTCGGAGTAATTGAGAATTGA
- a CDS encoding efflux RND transporter permease subunit, with protein sequence MKGFFEKLGVFIEDNRFPVLIIAFLLVITAAQGAQLIEMKSGTDTFVEKTSTLYQDFDHLYLSLFSTEAIVVMVEGEDVRNIEVFQALDRLESTSSRVPGVVGTFSPASVTKDLNLEMNGRWAIPESESEFTSITNNVPESLMPDGTHALLYIETAGDSSEIQKQEVLREVETSVGLVQFPPGYEVIVTGEPAFNVAMNDEMMTSMGLLLMLSAFLMVIVLYLVFQHVRWRLMPLGIVLLGIIYTFGAMGYLEIPMTMVSMAAFPVLIGLGIDYAIQFHNRIEEELERGETPAEAVIDTIKHTGPAVLIALIITSLGFFSLLTSSVPMIQDFAKLLLIGIVMCFLASLFVGVTVLYIFDSFGKNFEHHKKKIDTLSHRLKVRRFRSQHKLSKKKVKEPDMLEKGLRSTTGFVLKHPVPILAVAFLLCLNGLYVDPMVPINSDTETFVPQDMPALIDLGHLGDVTGGDDQLNIIVKTDDVTDPVVLQWVDDFSTQEVESRDNIYASDSIVTVLKSMNNGELPTDEAEIDRLYTMVPQETLDTYIHGNNLMLLNLNIGDAMGDLGLKGIESLTNVVREDISWRAAPPGVTVTITGGSVVFVEVLDALTSGRVFMSYLGITLVFGGLLVIYRDWLKAFVPVATMFMVIGWTGGIMYYSGMEYNPMTATLGALILGVGSEYAILMMERYFEEREKGLSPEEAMSEASVKIGKAIVTSGLTTLFGFSALIASPFSITSDFGIITVIDVGLALFATFVIFPPVIVLLDTFREKRRAESTGILDSLLNRKLNKKQGLIPSD encoded by the coding sequence ATGAAAGGATTCTTTGAAAAACTTGGCGTTTTTATCGAAGACAATCGTTTCCCTGTTCTGATAATTGCATTTTTATTGGTAATTACCGCGGCACAGGGTGCCCAGCTAATTGAAATGAAATCAGGCACAGACACTTTTGTTGAAAAGACTTCTACGCTTTATCAGGATTTTGACCATCTTTATTTGAGCCTCTTTAGCACAGAAGCCATCGTTGTGATGGTTGAGGGAGAAGATGTTCGGAATATTGAAGTTTTCCAGGCTCTCGACAGGCTTGAAAGCACATCTTCCCGGGTTCCCGGTGTAGTGGGTACCTTTAGTCCGGCCTCAGTTACAAAGGATCTTAATCTGGAAATGAATGGCAGATGGGCTATTCCTGAAAGTGAATCCGAATTTACTTCTATTACAAACAACGTTCCTGAATCCCTAATGCCTGATGGGACTCATGCTCTGCTCTATATAGAGACGGCTGGTGATTCAAGCGAAATACAGAAGCAGGAAGTTCTGCGGGAAGTTGAAACCTCTGTAGGATTGGTTCAATTCCCGCCGGGGTATGAAGTAATTGTGACCGGAGAGCCTGCTTTCAATGTTGCAATGAATGATGAAATGATGACAAGTATGGGACTCTTACTCATGCTTTCAGCCTTTTTGATGGTTATTGTGCTCTATCTGGTTTTCCAGCATGTTCGCTGGAGGCTTATGCCACTTGGTATTGTTCTTCTGGGTATTATTTACACGTTTGGAGCAATGGGGTATCTGGAAATCCCAATGACAATGGTTTCCATGGCTGCTTTTCCGGTACTAATTGGTCTGGGGATAGACTATGCAATCCAGTTCCACAACAGGATTGAAGAGGAACTGGAAAGAGGTGAAACTCCTGCTGAAGCTGTTATTGACACCATTAAGCACACGGGTCCGGCAGTTCTCATTGCATTGATTATCACTTCTCTTGGATTCTTTTCGCTTCTGACTTCAAGTGTCCCTATGATTCAGGATTTTGCCAAACTATTGCTCATAGGTATTGTGATGTGCTTCTTAGCTTCGCTTTTTGTGGGGGTGACGGTGCTTTATATCTTTGATTCCTTTGGCAAGAATTTCGAACATCACAAAAAGAAAATAGATACATTGAGTCACAGACTAAAGGTTCGCCGTTTCAGATCGCAACACAAGCTTTCAAAAAAGAAGGTTAAAGAACCGGATATGCTTGAAAAAGGATTGCGTTCTACTACAGGGTTTGTTTTAAAGCATCCTGTTCCAATACTTGCGGTTGCCTTTTTGCTTTGTCTTAATGGTCTTTATGTAGATCCAATGGTTCCTATCAATTCTGATACGGAAACGTTTGTTCCACAGGATATGCCTGCACTTATCGATCTGGGACACCTTGGTGATGTTACCGGTGGTGATGACCAGCTTAACATTATTGTAAAAACAGATGATGTGACAGATCCGGTGGTTTTGCAATGGGTTGATGATTTCAGTACGCAAGAAGTGGAATCCCGCGACAATATTTATGCTTCGGACAGCATTGTCACCGTATTAAAATCCATGAATAACGGAGAACTTCCGACAGATGAAGCGGAAATTGATCGTCTGTATACCATGGTTCCCCAAGAAACACTTGACACTTACATCCATGGCAATAATCTCATGCTACTCAACCTGAACATCGGAGATGCCATGGGAGATTTAGGGCTAAAGGGCATCGAATCCCTCACAAACGTAGTTCGTGAAGACATCAGCTGGAGGGCTGCGCCACCGGGAGTCACTGTTACCATTACGGGTGGTTCAGTCGTTTTCGTAGAAGTGCTGGATGCATTGACTTCAGGCAGAGTTTTCATGTCATATCTTGGAATCACTCTCGTTTTCGGAGGTCTGCTTGTAATCTATCGTGACTGGCTCAAGGCATTTGTGCCGGTTGCAACCATGTTTATGGTAATTGGATGGACTGGCGGAATAATGTATTACTCCGGTATGGAATACAATCCCATGACTGCTACGCTGGGAGCACTTATTCTCGGTGTTGGTTCTGAATATGCAATTCTAATGATGGAGAGGTATTTCGAGGAAAGGGAAAAAGGCTTGAGTCCCGAGGAGGCAATGTCTGAGGCAAGTGTCAAAATCGGAAAAGCAATTGTCACTTCCGGCCTGACGACTCTCTTTGGCTTTAGTGCATTGATAGCATCCCCATTCTCAATTACAAGTGATTTCGGAATAATTACAGTTATAGATGTGGGACTGGCCCTCTTTGCAACCTTCGTTATTTTTCCACCTGTGATCGTTCTTCTTGACACGTTCCGGGAAAAACGAAGAGCAGAATCTACAGGCATACTTGATTCACTATTAAACAGAAAACTCAACAAAAAGCAGGGGTTGATTCCCAGTGATTAA
- a CDS encoding PAS domain-containing sensor histidine kinase, whose product MPEKNIDDPLRLKGFFSRPYSVLTATVIFFLLLMVPFWLYFSVWLEDLLVNGLSPDDLPLIKAVSFMLVILAANLFYMSLRNQVDLEKTIKQQDTQIQFNEERFMHLIDAVPDVAVQGFDSEGTINYWNRASEKMFGYSIEDAIGSKLTELIILPEYRENFDRIIRSSSTVFVPIEGSEISFLKKDGGKISVYSSHVALTDPEGSLEFFSMEIDLSERKNLENELLKAKVIAEASSRSKSEFLANMSHELRTPLNAIIGFSDFLLTKKVGELNEKQEKYLTNVHDSGLHLLNIINNILDISKAESGKHEIHYDTFNVRQTLHDIVEIIDPLAFKKGLSIDVSVDENVDVMVADEEKIKQILYNLLGNAIKFSHVEDVLKVRVEKLDSGFIKFEIEDHGIGIKPEDQKKLFKTFSQVESSASRRYGGTGLGLSLVKKFVEMHGGKVYIDSKFGEYTIFGFCLPEGPDK is encoded by the coding sequence ATGCCCGAAAAAAACATCGATGATCCCCTTAGATTGAAAGGTTTTTTCTCCCGTCCTTATTCAGTATTAACTGCTACAGTAATCTTTTTTCTGCTTTTAATGGTTCCTTTCTGGTTGTATTTTTCTGTATGGCTTGAAGACTTATTAGTAAACGGGCTTTCTCCGGATGATCTGCCGCTGATAAAGGCTGTTTCTTTCATGCTGGTCATCCTTGCTGCAAATTTGTTTTACATGTCGTTGCGAAACCAGGTTGATCTTGAGAAAACAATAAAACAGCAAGACACACAGATTCAGTTTAATGAAGAGCGCTTTATGCATTTGATAGATGCGGTTCCGGATGTCGCAGTTCAGGGTTTTGATTCGGAAGGCACTATAAATTACTGGAATCGTGCAAGCGAGAAAATGTTCGGCTATTCGATAGAAGACGCCATTGGCTCAAAACTGACCGAACTTATTATTCTTCCTGAATATCGCGAAAACTTCGACAGAATTATCCGTTCTTCAAGTACTGTTTTTGTTCCAATTGAAGGCTCTGAGATAAGTTTTCTCAAAAAGGATGGGGGGAAAATATCCGTTTACTCAAGTCATGTTGCACTTACCGATCCGGAAGGCTCACTTGAGTTTTTTTCCATGGAAATCGATTTGTCTGAAAGGAAAAATCTTGAAAACGAGCTTCTAAAAGCAAAGGTAATTGCCGAAGCTTCCAGCCGCAGCAAGAGTGAATTCCTTGCAAACATGAGTCATGAACTGCGCACCCCCCTCAATGCAATCATTGGATTTTCAGATTTTCTCCTGACAAAGAAAGTTGGTGAGTTAAACGAAAAGCAGGAGAAATACCTTACTAACGTTCATGATAGCGGTTTGCATCTTCTTAATATAATTAACAACATTCTTGACATCTCAAAGGCGGAATCGGGGAAACACGAAATTCACTATGATACGTTTAATGTCAGGCAAACACTCCATGATATAGTGGAAATTATTGATCCACTCGCTTTCAAAAAAGGACTTTCAATTGATGTTTCTGTGGATGAAAATGTTGATGTAATGGTAGCTGATGAAGAGAAAATTAAGCAAATTCTCTACAACCTTCTTGGAAATGCAATTAAGTTTTCCCATGTGGAAGATGTTTTAAAGGTGAGGGTTGAAAAACTGGATTCGGGGTTTATCAAATTTGAAATTGAGGATCATGGCATCGGCATAAAACCAGAGGATCAGAAGAAGTTATTCAAGACATTCAGTCAGGTGGAATCGTCTGCTTCCCGTCGATATGGGGGAACCGGATTGGGTCTCTCCCTGGTGAAAAAATTTGTCGAAATGCATGGCGGAAAAGTTTACATTGACAGCAAGTTCGGGGAATATACTATATTTGGTTTCTGTCTTCCTGAGGGGCCGGACAAGTGA
- a CDS encoding class I SAM-dependent methyltransferase, whose product MKVVYEFDGKKYEQASTHQKEWGSRLIAELNLKGNERVLDLGCGDGTLSVRISDFLPNGEVIGIDASRSMIDVAIPKERDNLHFLLMDINALNFVEEFDVVFSNAALHWVKDHHSLLRNVSHSLYDGGQIRFNFAAEGNCSSFFKVIREAMALGSYAEHFSTFEWPWYMPSVDEYSALAKSSGLCNVKVWGENADRFFPDSEAMIKWIDQPSLVPFISFLPKEKQMEFREFVINRMIEETRQEDKRCFETFRRINILAQK is encoded by the coding sequence ATGAAAGTGGTATACGAATTTGACGGAAAAAAGTACGAACAGGCATCAACCCACCAAAAGGAATGGGGTTCCAGGCTGATAGCAGAACTTAATCTTAAGGGAAATGAGAGAGTCCTCGATCTCGGTTGCGGTGACGGAACACTTTCGGTAAGGATATCCGATTTTCTTCCAAATGGAGAAGTCATCGGCATTGATGCTTCTCGGAGTATGATTGACGTAGCCATTCCAAAAGAAAGAGACAACCTTCATTTTCTGTTGATGGACATCAACGCTCTCAACTTTGTCGAGGAATTTGATGTTGTTTTTTCAAATGCCGCTCTTCATTGGGTAAAGGATCATCATAGTCTGCTTCGTAATGTTAGTCATTCTCTCTATGACGGTGGCCAGATTCGTTTCAATTTTGCAGCTGAAGGAAACTGTTCAAGCTTTTTTAAAGTAATACGTGAAGCTATGGCGTTGGGGAGTTATGCCGAACATTTTTCAACCTTCGAATGGCCTTGGTATATGCCATCTGTGGATGAGTATTCAGCACTTGCTAAATCCAGCGGATTGTGTAATGTAAAAGTATGGGGTGAAAACGCTGACCGTTTTTTCCCGGATTCAGAAGCTATGATCAAATGGATTGATCAGCCCAGTCTTGTTCCTTTTATTTCTTTTCTTCCCAAAGAAAAGCAAATGGAATTCCGTGAATTTGTAATTAACAGGATGATAGAGGAAACCAGACAAGAAGACAAAAGGTGCTTTGAGACCTTCCGTCGTATTAACATACTGGCACAGAAATGA
- a CDS encoding PLDc N-terminal domain-containing protein — protein MSLLTTIWGLIVLASVLWVIYDVLTQNKGLSTLMKIVWILVALLFGVLGAIAYYFIGRK, from the coding sequence ATGTCTTTGTTAACAACAATCTGGGGATTAATAGTTCTGGCATCGGTGTTGTGGGTAATCTATGATGTGCTTACCCAGAACAAAGGGCTGAGCACTTTGATGAAAATAGTATGGATTCTTGTAGCTTTGTTATTCGGTGTGCTAGGCGCTATAGCCTACTATTTCATAGGAAGGAAGTAA
- a CDS encoding COG1361 S-layer family protein, producing the protein MARYFFCAFMIFVVISSTLFATVVPVSSKEFIQPSYGYTTNYYEGYGVPDIYASVLGDNEFERGETSRISIVLSNRGILYGFESKTSVEGSQSEQQLALAELEYETARTIAYGIKATLVSPIEMIDVDPLTSGQTLEKLVPGELPSQPLTYTISISDDAPAGDYVLMLPVSYEFQDDVQMTGGSAVQLGLPDVDHTVYYKETNATLPIPITIKEAPLFSVQEIEGELVAGQSSTINITYRNDGELAANDVIARIVVMTPLATSRPTVSLSDMEPGETETASFIIDASSTAIAKNYGLDSELRYIDEDGDVAFSENLKIEVPLTSPDGGVDIGRASLAGTFLVALYMIIDTIRKRRKIGEKEE; encoded by the coding sequence ATGGCACGATATTTTTTCTGTGCATTCATGATTTTTGTGGTAATTTCTTCCACATTGTTTGCTACAGTTGTACCTGTAAGTTCCAAGGAATTTATCCAGCCTTCCTATGGTTATACAACCAACTACTACGAAGGCTATGGTGTTCCGGATATTTATGCTTCGGTTCTTGGTGATAATGAATTTGAAAGGGGGGAAACTTCCCGGATAAGCATTGTTCTTTCCAACCGCGGAATTCTCTATGGCTTTGAGTCAAAAACCAGTGTAGAAGGAAGTCAGAGTGAACAACAGCTTGCGCTGGCAGAACTGGAATATGAAACTGCAAGAACAATTGCATATGGTATAAAGGCAACACTTGTTTCTCCGATTGAAATGATTGATGTGGATCCCCTGACCAGTGGCCAAACTCTTGAGAAACTGGTTCCCGGTGAGCTTCCATCGCAGCCGCTTACCTATACTATTAGTATTTCTGACGATGCTCCGGCAGGTGACTACGTCTTAATGCTCCCCGTGAGTTATGAGTTTCAGGACGATGTTCAGATGACAGGTGGAAGTGCTGTACAGCTTGGGCTGCCGGATGTGGATCACACTGTATATTATAAAGAAACAAATGCCACTCTTCCAATTCCGATAACTATCAAAGAAGCTCCCCTCTTCAGTGTTCAGGAAATTGAAGGTGAGCTGGTTGCAGGACAGTCATCTACGATTAATATCACTTACAGAAATGATGGTGAACTGGCTGCAAATGATGTTATTGCACGAATCGTAGTTATGACGCCTCTTGCCACTTCCAGGCCTACGGTTTCCCTGAGTGACATGGAGCCAGGGGAAACTGAAACTGCTTCCTTTATAATTGATGCTTCATCCACAGCAATTGCAAAGAACTATGGTTTGGATAGCGAACTCAGGTACATTGACGAGGATGGGGATGTTGCGTTCTCAGAAAACCTGAAGATTGAGGTTCCTTTGACATCTCCTGATGGGGGTGTGGATATAGGTCGTGCATCGCTGGCTGGAACCTTCCTTGTAGCTCTATACATGATTATTGATACAATACGTAAAAGACGAAAAATTGGTGAAAAAGAGGAGTAA
- a CDS encoding COG1361 S-layer family protein, producing MQIGLKYACLLVLAAMLLAIPAQAEFVAENNALPEHFRFDENYYTVYGGPDISATIVGDDEYDRGDSVELSINLMNKGVITGFRSETDGDDLDSLEHKLQQAEMTYESQRTTAIGIVAILTSLDPAIDVKSGPQEAGTLVSGDETSSPVQFSIEISENAPAGEYPLRLDLYYGYQKNIEVSGDNETDLGITNMDVGMWYDVGAQNITFPVYVKEAAEFEIVNVSGELVAGVEGMLYATYANVGEVVAEDATVRISAADPFSTTDDQAYLGSLEPGESAVAIFKLKVDETAVSKPYAINSEVKYEDQDGHSRISDSVKIRTEVVEPESSGFPSTATIAAIGLIAALAVVSYFAYRRFGSGKKGEE from the coding sequence ATGCAAATTGGACTTAAATACGCATGCTTGCTCGTGCTTGCTGCTATGCTGCTGGCAATTCCGGCACAAGCGGAGTTTGTAGCAGAAAATAATGCTCTTCCCGAGCATTTCAGGTTTGATGAAAATTACTATACTGTATATGGTGGTCCGGATATTAGTGCTACCATTGTAGGAGACGATGAATATGATCGTGGTGACTCCGTAGAACTCAGCATCAATTTGATGAACAAAGGGGTGATTACCGGATTCCGCTCTGAAACAGATGGTGATGATCTTGACAGCCTTGAACACAAACTTCAGCAGGCTGAGATGACGTATGAATCCCAGAGAACAACGGCAATCGGGATAGTTGCCATACTCACCTCCCTTGATCCTGCTATTGATGTAAAATCCGGTCCTCAGGAAGCAGGAACCCTTGTCTCAGGAGATGAAACCAGTTCTCCTGTGCAGTTTAGTATTGAAATCTCCGAAAATGCTCCTGCTGGTGAATACCCGTTGCGTCTGGACTTGTATTACGGCTATCAGAAAAACATTGAAGTTTCCGGGGATAATGAAACAGATCTGGGAATTACAAATATGGACGTAGGTATGTGGTACGATGTGGGGGCACAGAATATTACATTCCCTGTATATGTTAAAGAAGCAGCTGAATTTGAGATTGTAAATGTAAGTGGTGAGCTGGTTGCAGGCGTTGAAGGTATGCTCTATGCTACCTATGCCAATGTTGGTGAAGTTGTCGCCGAAGATGCAACCGTCAGGATAAGTGCTGCTGATCCTTTCAGTACTACTGATGATCAGGCCTATCTCGGATCTCTTGAGCCCGGGGAAAGTGCAGTTGCCATCTTCAAACTTAAGGTTGATGAAACCGCTGTCTCAAAACCATATGCTATAAACAGTGAAGTCAAGTATGAAGATCAGGATGGGCATAGCAGGATCTCTGACAGTGTCAAGATTCGAACTGAAGTTGTCGAACCGGAAAGTTCAGGCTTCCCCTCCACAGCCACTATTGCTGCAATTGGCCTTATAGCCGCTCTTGCAGTAGTGTCATACTTTGCATACAGACGATTTGGTTCAGGAAAAAAAGGTGAAGAGTAA
- the spt4 gene encoding transcription elongation factor subunit Spt4 gives MADQVCRECHRIVSGQTCPLCGTSNLSSDWSGLVIIVDPEKSEIGKKIGVDVADKYALKVR, from the coding sequence ATGGCAGATCAGGTTTGCAGGGAATGCCATCGCATTGTTTCAGGACAGACATGTCCCCTATGTGGTACCAGTAACCTCAGTTCAGACTGGAGCGGGCTTGTCATTATCGTAGATCCGGAAAAGTCTGAAATTGGTAAAAAAATTGGTGTGGACGTTGCTGACAAGTATGCATTAAAGGTGCGATAA
- a CDS encoding GTP-dependent dephospho-CoA kinase family protein — protein sequence MRKQFGTLYEGPGEVAVNSILKDLGNPTKLISVGDVTTFHLLKSGIVPDILIVDDRTHRGPASEKVIKGTKHDGFKELEVNNPSGTITEDLLDALADAVSSDQRFRIFVKGEEDLAALPAVIMAPDGSVVLYGQPDKGMMLVRITSSKKLEMKELMDQIINEQEDNQQLDSIRRKLYGY from the coding sequence ATGCGGAAGCAGTTTGGAACTCTTTATGAAGGACCCGGGGAAGTAGCAGTTAATAGCATTTTGAAAGATCTTGGAAATCCCACAAAACTTATATCTGTGGGTGATGTTACTACATTCCACTTGCTCAAATCTGGTATTGTACCGGATATCCTGATAGTTGATGACAGGACACACCGCGGACCTGCATCTGAAAAGGTAATTAAAGGTACAAAACATGACGGTTTCAAGGAACTTGAAGTCAATAATCCGTCAGGTACCATCACCGAAGACTTGCTGGATGCCCTTGCCGACGCCGTATCGTCGGACCAGCGTTTTCGTATATTCGTGAAGGGTGAAGAGGATCTTGCAGCATTGCCAGCAGTAATCATGGCGCCGGATGGTTCCGTTGTTTTATACGGACAACCAGATAAAGGTATGATGCTGGTGAGAATCACATCCTCTAAAAAACTCGAAATGAAAGAGTTAATGGATCAAATCATCAACGAACAAGAAGATAATCAACAATTGGATTCTATTCGGAGGAAACTTTATGGATATTAA
- a CDS encoding DNA-directed RNA polymerase produces the protein MYKRMKLVDTVRVAPNLLGDDVRVSVKDALKAKLEGRVDKNIGSVVAVTDIDEVGEGHILVGDGAVYYDVTFEAIVFVPVLQEVIEGEVVETVEFGAFVSIGSMDGLLHVSQITDDFMSYDGKNGRLLSKTGGRSLAEGDRVRSRIVAVSINEREPRDTKIGLTMRQHALGKMEWLEEERRPKSEQAE, from the coding sequence ATGTATAAAAGGATGAAACTTGTTGATACTGTCCGTGTTGCTCCTAATCTTCTGGGAGATGATGTCAGGGTTAGCGTAAAAGATGCCCTGAAAGCTAAACTGGAGGGCAGGGTAGACAAGAATATCGGCTCAGTTGTGGCAGTCACTGATATTGATGAAGTAGGTGAAGGGCACATCCTTGTAGGTGACGGGGCTGTTTATTACGACGTCACTTTTGAAGCAATTGTTTTTGTTCCGGTGCTTCAGGAAGTTATCGAAGGCGAAGTTGTGGAAACCGTCGAGTTCGGTGCCTTTGTGAGTATTGGTTCCATGGATGGGCTATTGCATGTAAGCCAGATTACTGATGATTTCATGTCATATGATGGGAAAAACGGCAGGCTTCTCAGCAAAACCGGTGGAAGGTCACTTGCAGAGGGTGATCGTGTAAGAAGCCGTATTGTTGCTGTAAGTATTAACGAACGCGAGCCTCGCGATACCAAGATAGGTTTAACAATGAGGCAGCATGCACTCGGTAAGATGGAATGGCTCGAGGAAGAGCGCCGTCCAAAATCCGAGCAGGCAGAATAA
- a CDS encoding DNA-binding protein, which translates to MKVIIDTNGLMIPVQFGVDIFTELQRMGYNEFIVPSAVVDELKVLIKRYRGEQKAASKVALSLCQRCDIMEKSGIADDVIVDMASELELPVLTNDIGLQKRLEEHKIPIIRLRQKNRLEQSW; encoded by the coding sequence TTGAAAGTAATCATTGACACCAATGGATTGATGATCCCGGTGCAATTCGGGGTCGATATTTTCACGGAGCTCCAGCGAATGGGTTACAATGAATTCATTGTACCTTCGGCAGTTGTTGATGAGCTCAAAGTGTTAATCAAGCGCTATCGCGGAGAGCAAAAAGCTGCATCTAAAGTTGCTCTTTCTCTTTGCCAGCGTTGTGACATAATGGAAAAGTCGGGTATTGCCGACGATGTTATTGTGGATATGGCATCTGAATTGGAATTGCCGGTTCTTACAAATGACATTGGTTTACAAAAGAGATTGGAAGAGCACAAAATACCGATTATTCGGTTGCGGCAGAAAAACAGGCTTGAACAATCCTGGTAG
- a CDS encoding MarR family winged helix-turn-helix transcriptional regulator: protein MKNKRELLLLHLENHFLSNKLGSILMNSMEGCPCENPHQNKSRNLTLRILDIEGEVTPSSLSQYLELNKSSVTSLIDSLEKEGLVLRKPDPDDRRQCFISLAPGGRQHLEVFDEFMDLISERIESLLSESEYEELFSSLSKVVELERRIETRLLEEQKKGNK from the coding sequence ATGAAAAATAAAAGAGAACTACTTTTGTTGCATCTTGAAAACCATTTTCTCTCTAATAAACTCGGATCTATTCTTATGAATTCCATGGAAGGCTGTCCCTGTGAAAACCCGCATCAAAACAAAAGTCGAAACCTGACCCTTCGAATACTGGATATAGAAGGGGAAGTAACTCCGTCTTCCCTTTCCCAATACCTTGAGTTAAACAAGAGTAGTGTAACCAGTCTAATTGATTCTCTTGAAAAGGAAGGGTTAGTTCTTCGGAAACCTGATCCTGATGACAGGAGGCAATGCTTCATTTCTCTGGCTCCGGGTGGACGGCAGCATCTGGAAGTTTTTGATGAATTCATGGATTTGATTTCAGAGCGAATTGAATCTCTTCTTAGTGAGTCGGAATATGAGGAACTTTTTTCCAGCCTGAGTAAAGTTGTTGAGCTTGAAAGAAGGATTGAAACCCGACTTTTGGAAGAGCAGAAGAAGGGAAATAAATAA